In a genomic window of Stakelama saccharophila:
- a CDS encoding agmatine deiminase family protein yields the protein MTKGPPPPPPEWARHSAVWIGFPSHPELWGRDLDSARREVTDFAEAVHADGAGEKVILVTADTEAATAAHIMAGDIADVAIETFGDIWLRDTAAIVGGDGKAHDFGFNGWGGKYDLPGDDDVGARLAQQHGLTVVEHDWVLEGGAIDGDGTGLAVTTRQCLLNRNRNPGMSEAEVEDRLHRDLGYDRVLWLGDGLVGDHTDGHVDNLARFVGENRLAVPEPDDNDPNWHVYQSAARTAEIFGVEVVRVPSPGRVLNKGAEVVPASYMNFYIGNAAVVVPLYGQRADHRAVAAFEALFPEHQVVGLRADHILTGGGSFHCISQQIPRRR from the coding sequence ATGACGAAGGGACCTCCGCCTCCGCCACCGGAATGGGCGCGCCACAGCGCGGTGTGGATCGGCTTTCCGAGCCATCCCGAGCTGTGGGGCCGCGATCTCGATTCAGCCCGGCGCGAGGTGACCGACTTCGCGGAGGCGGTGCACGCCGACGGCGCCGGCGAGAAGGTGATCCTGGTCACCGCCGATACCGAAGCGGCGACCGCTGCGCATATCATGGCGGGCGATATCGCCGACGTGGCGATCGAAACCTTCGGCGATATCTGGCTGCGCGACACGGCCGCGATCGTTGGTGGGGACGGCAAGGCGCACGATTTCGGCTTCAACGGCTGGGGCGGCAAATACGACCTGCCCGGCGACGACGATGTCGGCGCGCGGCTGGCACAGCAGCACGGCCTGACCGTCGTCGAGCATGACTGGGTGCTGGAAGGCGGGGCGATCGACGGGGACGGCACCGGCCTGGCGGTCACGACGCGCCAATGCCTTTTGAACCGCAACCGCAATCCTGGCATGAGCGAGGCCGAGGTCGAGGACCGGCTTCACCGCGATCTGGGTTATGACCGCGTGCTGTGGCTCGGCGACGGCCTGGTGGGCGACCATACCGACGGCCATGTCGACAATCTGGCGCGGTTCGTCGGCGAAAACCGGCTGGCGGTGCCCGAACCGGACGACAACGATCCCAACTGGCACGTCTATCAATCGGCGGCGCGCACGGCGGAGATATTCGGCGTGGAGGTCGTGCGGGTGCCCTCGCCGGGGCGTGTCCTCAACAAGGGGGCGGAGGTCGTGCCGGCGAGCTATATGAATTTCTATATCGGCAATGCGGCGGTCGTCGTGCCGCTATACGGCCAACGGGCGGACCACCGCGCGGTGGCGGCGTTCGAGGCCCTGTTCCCCGAACATCAGGTGGTGGGCCTGCGCGCCGATCATATATTGACGGGTGGCGGCAGCTTTCATTGCATCAGCCAGCAGATTCCGCGCCGCCGCTGA
- the aguB gene encoding N-carbamoylputrescine amidase — MTEITVAALQLGFTDDIDANIARVSELVREAAAGGAQVVLPPELFEGEYFCRVEDEGLFANARPVGEHKAVLAMRKLAAELEIHIPTSFFEADGPHHYNSLAMIGPDGGVAGVYRKAHIPDGPGYEEKFYFRPGNTGFKVWDASQAKLGVGICWDQWYPETARAMMLMGAELLFYPTAIGSEPHDADLDTSRLWRRAMIGHAVSNVVPVIAANRIGTEHGQTFYGHSFICDERGDLLAEFGAEETGVLSATIDLDRVKRHRAAFGFFRDRRPELYGRLVQDV; from the coding sequence ATGACCGAGATAACCGTCGCCGCGCTGCAGCTCGGCTTCACCGACGATATCGACGCCAATATCGCCCGTGTGTCCGAACTGGTGCGCGAAGCCGCGGCCGGCGGCGCGCAGGTGGTGCTGCCGCCCGAACTGTTCGAGGGCGAATATTTCTGCCGCGTCGAGGATGAGGGCCTGTTCGCCAATGCGCGGCCGGTGGGCGAGCACAAGGCGGTGCTGGCGATGCGCAAGCTCGCCGCCGAACTCGAAATCCATATCCCGACCAGCTTCTTCGAAGCCGATGGCCCGCATCATTATAACAGCCTGGCGATGATCGGCCCCGATGGCGGCGTCGCCGGCGTCTATCGCAAGGCGCACATTCCCGACGGGCCGGGATATGAGGAAAAATTCTATTTCCGCCCCGGCAATACCGGGTTCAAGGTGTGGGACGCGTCGCAAGCGAAGCTGGGTGTCGGCATCTGCTGGGACCAATGGTATCCCGAAACGGCGCGCGCGATGATGCTGATGGGGGCCGAACTTTTATTCTACCCCACCGCCATCGGCAGCGAGCCGCACGATGCCGATCTGGACACCAGCCGGCTCTGGCGGCGCGCGATGATCGGCCATGCGGTATCGAACGTGGTGCCGGTGATCGCCGCCAACCGCATCGGCACCGAGCACGGGCAGACCTTTTACGGCCACAGCTTCATCTGCGACGAACGCGGCGACCTACTTGCCGAATTCGGGGCGGAGGAGACCGGCGTGTTGAGCGCGACGATCGATCTCGATCGGGTGAAGCGGCACCGCGCGGCGTTCGGTTTCTTTCGCGACCGGCGGCCGGAACTATACGGCCGGCTGGTGCAGGATGTCTGA
- a CDS encoding uracil-DNA glycosylase, translating into MSVASPLPHTEPPHDCPRCPRLVDLRRDLRAEHPDWWNAPVHAFGDERAWLGIIGLAPGKHGANRTGRPFTGDYAGDLLFATLDKFGLSHGTYASRPDDGLALHGAVIVNAVRCLPPQNKPTPREIATCRPFLDRQIEALPDLRVLVALGRIAHDSVLRAFGEKLSDRKFAHGAEHRLSGRIVLVDSYHCSRYNTNTRRLTPEMFEAVFAQALAHRGPS; encoded by the coding sequence ATGTCCGTCGCCAGCCCCCTGCCCCATACCGAGCCACCGCATGATTGCCCGCGCTGCCCCCGGCTGGTGGATCTGCGGCGCGATCTGCGCGCGGAGCATCCCGATTGGTGGAACGCGCCGGTTCATGCCTTCGGCGACGAACGGGCCTGGCTCGGCATCATCGGCCTGGCACCGGGCAAGCACGGCGCCAATCGCACCGGGCGGCCCTTTACCGGCGACTATGCCGGCGACCTGCTGTTCGCGACACTGGACAAGTTCGGCCTGTCGCACGGCACCTATGCCTCGCGACCCGACGACGGACTGGCGTTGCACGGTGCGGTGATCGTCAACGCGGTGCGCTGTCTGCCGCCGCAGAACAAGCCGACGCCCAGGGAAATCGCCACCTGTCGTCCGTTCCTGGATCGGCAGATCGAGGCGCTGCCCGACCTGCGCGTGCTCGTAGCGCTCGGCCGGATCGCGCACGATTCGGTGCTGCGTGCCTTTGGCGAGAAACTGTCCGATCGGAAATTCGCGCATGGTGCGGAGCACCGGCTGAGCGGGCGGATCGTGCTGGTCGATAGCTATCATTGCTCGCGCTACAACACGAATACTCGTCGCCTGACGCCCGAAATGTTCGAGGCGGTGTTCGCGCAGGCGCTGGCGCATCGCGGTCCGTCCTGA
- the folK gene encoding 2-amino-4-hydroxy-6-hydroxymethyldihydropteridine diphosphokinase codes for MTTSFAIALGSNRRTRHGSPQATLRAAIARLGRVVAVSEIIGSAPVGPSARRFANAVAIIESVEAPPDLLARLKRLERAFERRPGRRWGARSLDCDIVLWSGGAWCGPGLTIPHPFFRERRFVLDPLAQVAPDWRDPVSGHTVRQLRARAKRG; via the coding sequence ATGACGACAAGCTTCGCCATCGCGCTGGGATCGAACCGGCGCACGCGCCACGGCAGCCCGCAGGCGACGCTGCGGGCGGCGATCGCGCGCCTCGGAAGGGTCGTGGCGGTGTCGGAGATCATTGGCAGCGCCCCGGTCGGCCCGTCGGCCCGGCGCTTTGCCAATGCCGTGGCGATCATCGAGAGCGTCGAAGCCCCGCCCGATCTGCTCGCCCGGCTGAAGCGGCTGGAACGAGCCTTTGAGCGGCGGCCGGGCAGACGATGGGGCGCCCGATCGCTCGACTGCGATATCGTCCTGTGGTCCGGCGGCGCATGGTGCGGTCCCGGCCTGACGATACCGCATCCGTTCTTTCGCGAACGGCGCTTCGTGCTCGACCCGCTGGCGCAGGTCGCACCCGACTGGCGCGACCCGGTGAGCGGGCATACCGTGCGGCAGTTGCGCGCCCGCGCCAAACGCGGTTGA
- the recJ gene encoding single-stranded-DNA-specific exonuclease RecJ, with product MEPVLNITRSILGQPWRWRGLAADARDPAFRPDDLLTQLLLARGCRREELDAHRAPSIRGFMPDPSIFRDMDRAAERIADAVTRGEKVVVFGDYDVDGATSAALMVRLLRDLGLTPGVYIPDRLMEGYGPSGEALVRLKRDGADLIVTVDCGAQAFEALEMAHAADAEVIVVDHHKCAATLPVAHALVNPNRLDDVDGAAHGHLAAVGVAFLLGAALLRTLRRRGFFAGRREPRLLDLLDLVALGTVADVAALKGLNRAFVAQGLKVMAQRRNIGINALIEASRLTRAPTASDCGFALGPRINAGGRVGRSDLGVRLLTTRDPEEARAIAGELDGLNEERRAIEAAVQEAAEAICGSKQNRSVLVVAGRGWHAGVIGIVAGRLKEKFGLPAIVIALDEDGTGKGSGRSIPGVDLGAAVLAAKDSGLLRAGGGHAMAAGLTIDADAVSAFADFLDAWLGDAVSRSVADRALLLDAVLAPAGINPTLVESLDVGGPYGMGWPSPRVAAGPVRVVKADVVGNGHVRAIVAGDDGRSIKAMGFRQAETPLGTALLGAPPHRQLWLAGRARIDDWAARPAAELHLDDAAWAD from the coding sequence ATGGAGCCGGTCCTCAACATTACGCGATCCATTCTCGGCCAGCCATGGCGCTGGCGCGGTCTCGCCGCCGATGCTCGTGATCCGGCTTTCCGGCCCGACGACCTTCTGACCCAATTGCTGCTCGCGCGCGGGTGCCGGCGGGAGGAACTCGACGCGCACCGCGCACCCAGCATCCGCGGCTTCATGCCCGATCCGTCCATCTTTCGCGACATGGACCGCGCGGCCGAACGGATTGCCGATGCCGTAACTCGCGGTGAAAAGGTGGTGGTGTTCGGCGACTATGATGTCGACGGCGCGACCTCGGCAGCGCTGATGGTGCGCCTGTTGCGCGATCTCGGCCTTACGCCCGGCGTCTATATTCCCGATCGCCTGATGGAGGGATACGGTCCGTCGGGCGAAGCACTGGTCCGGCTGAAGCGGGATGGCGCGGATTTGATCGTGACGGTCGATTGCGGCGCCCAGGCGTTCGAGGCGCTGGAGATGGCGCACGCCGCAGACGCCGAAGTGATCGTCGTCGACCATCACAAATGCGCCGCCACCCTCCCCGTCGCGCATGCGCTGGTAAATCCCAACCGCCTCGACGATGTCGACGGAGCCGCGCACGGACATCTCGCGGCGGTGGGCGTCGCTTTCCTGCTGGGGGCCGCATTGCTGCGCACCCTGCGGCGGCGGGGCTTCTTCGCCGGGCGGCGCGAGCCGCGCCTGCTCGACCTGCTCGATCTCGTGGCGCTCGGCACCGTGGCCGATGTGGCGGCCCTGAAGGGGCTCAACCGCGCCTTCGTCGCCCAGGGCCTGAAGGTAATGGCGCAGCGGCGCAATATCGGCATCAACGCACTGATCGAGGCATCACGGCTGACCCGCGCGCCGACCGCCAGCGACTGCGGCTTTGCGCTGGGGCCGCGGATCAACGCCGGCGGCCGCGTCGGCCGGTCCGACCTCGGCGTTCGCCTTCTCACCACCCGCGACCCGGAAGAAGCCCGCGCGATCGCCGGGGAACTCGACGGCCTCAACGAAGAGCGGCGAGCGATCGAAGCCGCCGTGCAGGAAGCGGCCGAAGCGATCTGCGGCTCGAAGCAGAACCGCTCGGTTCTCGTGGTGGCCGGGCGTGGCTGGCATGCCGGCGTTATTGGCATCGTCGCCGGCCGCCTGAAGGAGAAATTCGGCCTCCCTGCCATCGTGATCGCACTCGACGAGGACGGCACGGGCAAGGGATCGGGGCGATCGATCCCCGGCGTCGACCTCGGCGCGGCGGTGCTGGCGGCAAAGGACAGCGGCCTGCTCCGGGCCGGCGGCGGCCACGCCATGGCGGCCGGGCTGACCATCGATGCCGACGCCGTTTCCGCCTTCGCCGATTTCCTCGACGCATGGCTGGGCGATGCGGTCTCCCGCTCGGTCGCGGACCGGGCGCTGCTGCTGGACGCCGTTTTGGCACCGGCGGGGATCAATCCGACCCTTGTCGAATCGCTCGACGTCGGCGGCCCCTATGGCATGGGCTGGCCCTCGCCCCGGGTTGCGGCCGGGCCGGTGCGGGTGGTGAAAGCCGATGTGGTGGGCAACGGCCATGTCCGCGCGATCGTCGCCGGCGACGATGGCCGCAGCATCAAGGCAATGGGCTTTCGCCAGGCCGAGACACCGCTGGGTACGGCGTTGCTGGGCGCGCCGCCCCACCGCCAGCTCTGGCTGGCGGGCCGCGCCAGAATCGACGATTGGGCGGCCCGGCCGGCCGCCGAACTGCATCTGGATGACGCGGCCTGGGCGGATTGA